The proteins below are encoded in one region of Campylobacter rectus:
- a CDS encoding TOBE domain-containing protein yields the protein MFSARNQLEAKIVEVREGAVNSLIVAKLQGGETVKATVTVDSQKDLGLVAGKKVVYLFKASSIIVAKGEDKLKLSATNQLKGKVAKVVEGAVNAEVDIEIAGGDKLSAIVTNESAKNLSLKAGDEVTAIIKATQIIVGA from the coding sequence ATGTTTAGCGCAAGAAATCAACTGGAGGCCAAGATCGTAGAGGTAAGAGAAGGAGCGGTAAACTCGCTCATCGTAGCAAAGCTACAAGGCGGAGAGACGGTAAAAGCGACCGTAACCGTAGATAGCCAAAAAGATCTGGGTTTAGTAGCGGGCAAAAAGGTAGTTTATCTATTTAAAGCTTCTTCTATCATAGTAGCTAAGGGCGAAGACAAACTAAAACTAAGCGCTACCAACCAACTAAAAGGTAAGGTAGCAAAAGTAGTAGAAGGTGCGGTAAATGCCGAAGTAGATATAGAGATAGCCGGCGGAGATAAGCTAAGCGCTATCGTTACCAACGAATCTGCTAAAAACCTATCTCTAAAAGCCGGAGATGAAGTAACGGCTATCATCAAAGCTACTCAAATCATCGTCGGGGCGTGA
- a CDS encoding cytochrome c3 family protein → MKISKKVLALIILVSGVIGFLVVLPVHYALEETSGEKFCVVCHEMDPMVIAYSSDVHSGKGKSGVRAKCVDCHIPHDNLAKYVLVKAKNGVMEGYIHFFKDPEAIDWHKNREKREHFVFDNGCVSCHTNLVDNKLTSAQARKMHAHYQSLLNTDKQLTCASCHAEVGHSGLNNMLNYWKPEYKIYERKATIKKEEIKKAYFGEDYVAPKVGNKEGNATKK, encoded by the coding sequence ATGAAAATTTCAAAGAAAGTACTAGCGCTTATTATATTAGTAAGCGGCGTTATAGGGTTTTTAGTCGTACTACCCGTGCATTACGCCCTAGAGGAGACTAGCGGAGAGAAGTTTTGCGTAGTATGCCACGAGATGGATCCTATGGTTATAGCTTATAGTAGCGACGTTCACAGCGGCAAAGGCAAAAGCGGAGTAAGGGCTAAATGCGTAGACTGTCATATACCTCACGACAACCTAGCCAAATACGTCCTAGTTAAAGCTAAAAACGGAGTGATGGAGGGATATATTCATTTCTTTAAAGATCCGGAGGCTATAGACTGGCATAAAAATAGAGAGAAAAGAGAGCACTTCGTATTTGATAACGGTTGCGTTAGCTGCCATACGAATTTAGTGGATAATAAGCTAACCTCAGCTCAAGCCAGGAAGATGCACGCTCACTATCAAAGCTTGCTAAATACGGATAAGCAACTAACCTGCGCTAGCTGTCACGCCGAGGTAGGCCACAGCGGGCTAAACAATATGCTAAACTACTGGAAGCCTGAATACAAAATCTACGAAAGGAAAGCCACGATCAAAAAAGAAGAGATAAAGAAGGCATATTTTGGGGAGGATTATGTAGCGCCGAAAGTGGGAAATAAAGAAGGCAATGCCACCAAAAAGTAG
- a CDS encoding ABC transporter ATP-binding protein: MILQTKNLSFSYGGFGLEDVSIEIKRGSICGLLGTNGSGKSTFFNCCMKFLSIKGGEIYVDSQNTKHKSPAWMAKNIAYVAQHTELHFPFFVRDIVLMGRSTHVKSLFGFSKDDKRAVSEAMEFIGISHLADKKMNELSGGQRQLVFIARALAQDTPLILLDEPTSALDFKNQITLWKILKKIAVGGKTIVICTHEPNHILWFCDEVIVFRDGRIVSKGSVAQVLNDELLAKIYGDVCTFERLAQKEVILPKL; encoded by the coding sequence ATGATACTGCAAACGAAAAATTTATCCTTTAGCTACGGCGGATTTGGCCTCGAAGACGTGAGTATCGAGATCAAAAGAGGCAGCATATGCGGTCTTTTAGGCACTAACGGCAGCGGCAAGAGTACGTTTTTTAACTGCTGTATGAAATTTCTAAGTATCAAAGGCGGCGAAATTTACGTTGATTCGCAAAATACGAAGCACAAAAGCCCTGCGTGGATGGCTAAAAACATCGCCTACGTCGCGCAGCATACCGAGTTGCATTTTCCGTTTTTCGTGCGAGACATCGTCCTAATGGGGCGCTCCACGCACGTAAAGAGCCTGTTTGGCTTTAGCAAAGACGATAAAAGGGCGGTGAGCGAGGCGATGGAGTTTATAGGTATCTCGCATCTAGCCGATAAAAAGATGAACGAGCTTAGCGGCGGGCAGCGGCAGCTAGTTTTTATCGCTAGGGCGCTTGCGCAGGATACGCCGCTCATACTGCTTGACGAGCCCACGTCCGCGCTTGATTTTAAAAACCAAATCACGCTTTGGAAAATTTTAAAAAAGATCGCTGTGGGCGGCAAGACGATCGTCATCTGCACGCACGAGCCAAACCACATCCTTTGGTTTTGCGACGAAGTGATAGTATTTCGCGACGGACGGATCGTCTCAAAAGGCAGCGTCGCGCAGGTTTTAAACGACGAACTGCTGGCTAAAATTTACGGCGACGTCTGCACCTTTGAGAGGCTCGCGCAAAAAGAGGTGATCCTGCCTAAGCTGTAG
- a CDS encoding C69 family dipeptidase produces MKIKFLASAAVISAMFCANALACTTILVGEGASKDGSMLIARSADSKAIKAQVFLIHPKKTNQKGVHSSKAHNGANDFTYPLPKEGMRYTTIANSHTRLHGAVGYNDAGVGISGTETIYAKDELLKIDPYNEATGITEDDIPDVLLPRMKSAAEGVKLLGEIVETTGAGEGFGVVFVDKNELWYFETGTGHHWMAAKLPKDEYFVSANQGRLQNYKENDPNFMGSKNLIKFAQDNGAYDPAKDGEFEFTKAYTRDDERDVTYNYPRVCWVQQMFNPELKNKQTLSGGDYPVFLKPAKKLSVQDLKNALRAHYDGTAYDNYSSKDENQKNIYRAVSVFRTYESHVMQVRPWLPQEIGRVTYVALGMSDLGVYLPYYYGLDKFIDGYDKGSYKADDESIYWTYRKLQTLVMMDYDKYSPVVKKAYKEFEDALAVKQAKFEDEYVKLYKKDKAKANKLLNEFSINMMKEAKALTRNLTNEIFTMLTDDTDAKLKSLNKGKKD; encoded by the coding sequence ATGAAGATAAAGTTTCTCGCCTCTGCGGCGGTAATAAGCGCGATGTTTTGCGCAAATGCGTTAGCTTGCACGACTATTTTGGTTGGAGAGGGCGCCTCTAAAGACGGCTCTATGCTGATAGCTAGGAGTGCCGATAGTAAGGCGATAAAGGCGCAGGTGTTTTTGATACATCCGAAAAAAACCAATCAAAAAGGCGTCCACAGCTCAAAGGCGCATAACGGAGCGAATGATTTTACCTATCCGCTGCCAAAAGAGGGTATGAGATACACGACGATAGCAAACTCCCACACCAGGCTTCACGGCGCGGTCGGCTACAATGACGCGGGCGTTGGCATCAGCGGCACCGAGACCATCTACGCCAAAGACGAACTGCTAAAAATCGATCCGTATAACGAAGCGACCGGCATCACGGAGGACGATATCCCGGACGTCTTGCTACCTAGGATGAAAAGCGCAGCCGAGGGCGTGAAGCTGCTCGGCGAGATAGTGGAAACTACGGGCGCGGGAGAGGGTTTTGGCGTAGTGTTCGTGGATAAAAACGAGCTTTGGTACTTTGAGACGGGTACGGGTCATCACTGGATGGCGGCAAAGCTACCAAAAGACGAATACTTCGTCTCCGCAAACCAGGGCAGGCTACAAAACTACAAAGAAAACGATCCGAATTTTATGGGGTCGAAAAATTTGATCAAATTTGCCCAAGATAACGGCGCCTACGATCCGGCAAAAGACGGCGAATTTGAATTTACCAAAGCCTACACCAGAGACGATGAGAGAGACGTAACCTACAACTATCCGCGCGTTTGCTGGGTGCAGCAGATGTTTAATCCCGAGCTAAAAAATAAGCAGACTCTGAGCGGCGGCGACTATCCGGTGTTTTTAAAACCGGCCAAAAAGCTAAGCGTGCAGGATCTAAAAAACGCGCTTAGAGCCCACTACGACGGCACCGCCTACGATAACTACTCTAGCAAGGATGAAAATCAAAAAAATATCTACCGCGCCGTGAGCGTCTTTAGAACCTACGAGTCGCACGTGATGCAGGTGCGCCCGTGGCTACCGCAAGAGATCGGCAGAGTGACCTACGTGGCGCTGGGTATGTCCGATCTTGGCGTTTATTTGCCGTATTACTACGGGCTGGATAAATTTATAGACGGCTACGACAAGGGCTCGTATAAGGCCGACGACGAGTCGATCTACTGGACGTATAGAAAGCTGCAAACTCTCGTGATGATGGATTACGATAAGTATTCGCCGGTCGTGAAAAAGGCCTACAAGGAGTTTGAGGACGCGCTCGCGGTCAAGCAGGCTAAATTTGAAGACGAATACGTCAAACTCTACAAAAAAGACAAAGCCAAAGCAAACAAGCTGCTAAACGAATTCTCGATAAATATGATGAAGGAAGCCAAAGCTTTAACTCGTAATCTGACCAATGAAATCTTCACGATGCTAACTGATGACACCGATGCTAAGCTAAAATCGCTAAACAAAGGCAAAAAAGACTAG
- a CDS encoding cytochrome c3 family protein, with amino-acid sequence MKHKAFLALCASVLLCSFAFSAEAVGAKITSLVDLNVTDELRAKHPLKPHHEKLSFTCLDCHEGQGNDASKFKSIGDKGCLSCHGDKKKIAKRLEYMDLLKANPHNSVHDGPTLYCDECHNEHKKSTNMCTECHEHEVLQWMGVTP; translated from the coding sequence ATGAAACATAAAGCGTTTCTCGCCTTGTGCGCGTCTGTGCTGCTATGCTCTTTTGCATTTAGCGCGGAAGCGGTGGGCGCAAAGATAACGTCTTTAGTTGATCTTAACGTCACCGACGAGCTACGAGCCAAACACCCTTTAAAGCCTCATCACGAAAAGCTAAGCTTCACCTGTCTTGATTGTCACGAAGGACAAGGAAACGACGCTAGTAAATTTAAATCTATCGGCGATAAAGGCTGTTTGTCCTGTCACGGCGACAAGAAAAAGATAGCTAAAAGACTAGAATACATGGATCTGCTAAAAGCAAATCCTCACAATTCGGTTCACGACGGCCCTACGCTATACTGCGACGAGTGCCACAACGAGCATAAAAAATCAACCAATATGTGCACGGAGTGCCACGAACACGAAGTTTTGCAATGGATGGGGGTAACGCCATGA
- the rpmI gene encoding 50S ribosomal protein L35 → MPKMKTVRGAAKRFKVGKNKIKRGSAFRSHILTKKSRNRKRDLRSPQYVDSTNVASVKAMLGI, encoded by the coding sequence ATGCCTAAGATGAAGACAGTTCGCGGCGCTGCTAAACGTTTTAAAGTGGGCAAAAACAAGATCAAAAGAGGCTCTGCTTTTAGAAGCCACATTTTGACTAAAAAATCTCGCAACCGCAAGAGAGATTTGCGCTCGCCTCAATACGTAGACAGCACAAACGTCGCAAGCGTCAAAGCGATGCTCGGAATTTAA
- a CDS encoding response regulator transcription factor codes for MKKILLVSDDAQMQINLNAALYRFNIRIVRFENLSELKEDYYNGNRYIFYVIDVKTKDLANFDSVKFLRDNGSLTPVMILVDKAIPALYKKIYYAKYDDFMVKPFLPEEFLFRVFRNCRILLGSKFELKNGAIYDKNSLTLHINGTNIMLGKKEGLFLEILAKNAPHVVTIQELEWSIYKDENVSSDRLRSLVRQLRAKLPFELIKTVRSIGYSLEE; via the coding sequence ATGAAGAAAATTTTGCTCGTTAGCGACGACGCCCAGATGCAAATAAACCTCAACGCCGCGCTTTACCGCTTTAACATCCGCATAGTTCGCTTTGAAAATTTAAGCGAGCTAAAAGAGGATTACTACAACGGCAACCGCTACATCTTTTACGTCATCGACGTAAAGACGAAGGATTTGGCAAATTTCGACTCGGTCAAATTTCTGCGAGACAACGGGAGCCTAACTCCCGTTATGATCCTTGTAGACAAAGCCATCCCTGCGCTTTATAAGAAAATTTACTACGCCAAATACGACGACTTTATGGTTAAGCCGTTTTTGCCGGAGGAGTTTTTGTTTCGGGTATTTAGAAACTGCCGAATTTTGCTCGGAAGCAAATTTGAGCTAAAAAACGGCGCTATCTACGACAAAAACAGCCTCACTCTGCACATAAACGGCACGAACATAATGCTAGGCAAAAAAGAGGGATTGTTTTTAGAAATTTTGGCTAAAAACGCCCCGCACGTAGTAACGATCCAAGAGCTTGAGTGGAGTATCTATAAGGACGAAAACGTCTCGTCCGATCGCCTGCGCTCGCTCGTGCGTCAGCTACGCGCGAAACTACCCTTTGAGCTAATCAAAACCGTGCGTAGTATCGGGTATAGTTTGGAGGAGTAG
- the infC gene encoding translation initiation factor IF-3, with protein sequence MAKENEVLLNEDIRASEVRCVGDDGTAYGVIPRVEALKIAEKMGLDLVLIAPDAKPPVCKIMDYGKFRYQQEKKQKEAKKKQKTIEVKEIKLSVKIAQNDINYKVKHALEFLEEGKHVKFRVFLKGREMSNPEAGVAMLQKVWEMVKDVSDRDKEPLLEGRYVNMLVTPKR encoded by the coding sequence TTGGCTAAAGAAAACGAAGTGTTGCTCAACGAAGATATCAGAGCGAGCGAAGTAAGATGCGTGGGAGACGACGGCACCGCATACGGCGTCATTCCAAGAGTAGAGGCCTTGAAAATCGCCGAGAAAATGGGGCTTGATCTGGTGCTAATCGCGCCTGATGCCAAACCTCCCGTTTGCAAGATAATGGACTACGGCAAATTCCGCTACCAGCAGGAAAAAAAGCAAAAAGAGGCCAAGAAAAAGCAAAAAACGATCGAAGTAAAAGAGATCAAACTCTCCGTCAAAATCGCTCAAAACGACATCAACTACAAAGTCAAACACGCGCTTGAGTTTCTAGAAGAGGGCAAACACGTCAAATTTCGCGTATTTCTAAAAGGCCGCGAGATGAGCAATCCCGAAGCTGGCGTCGCGATGCTACAAAAAGTTTGGGAGATGGTAAAAGACGTCTCCGACCGCGATAAAGAGCCGCTGCTAGAAGGCCGCTATGTCAATATGTTGGTAACGCCGAAGAGGTAA
- the rplT gene encoding 50S ribosomal protein L20, giving the protein MARVKTGVVRRRRHKKVLKLARGFFSARHKHFRKAKEQLERSLVYAYRDRRRKKRDFRRLWIVRINAACRLNDISYSRFIAGLKKANIELDRKILADLAMNDAKAFSELASKAKAAL; this is encoded by the coding sequence ATGGCAAGAGTAAAAACAGGCGTAGTTAGAAGAAGACGCCATAAAAAAGTTTTAAAACTAGCTAGAGGTTTTTTCAGCGCTAGACACAAACACTTTAGAAAAGCTAAAGAGCAATTAGAAAGAAGTTTGGTCTATGCTTACCGCGACAGACGCCGCAAGAAACGCGACTTCCGCCGCTTGTGGATAGTGCGCATCAACGCTGCGTGCCGCCTAAACGACATTAGCTATTCGCGCTTTATCGCGGGACTTAAAAAAGCAAATATCGAGCTTGATAGAAAAATCTTAGCCGATCTAGCTATGAATGACGCAAAAGCTTTCAGCGAGCTAGCTTCAAAAGCAAAGGCTGCTTTATAA
- a CDS encoding ABC transporter substrate-binding protein — protein MKFLLGFLLALSLAFGGEFSVKDMRGAEVKIASPLDRVATIDDGFVESVMTHLGVIDKVKLIGSWSMKRDYKYDFATKAGEAYTLRGWNVMKYLHPWLNDLPCVNSPQGNVVNFEALANENPQLVILRIGDCTLRGSNKDAVEKTIATIEALGIPLAVIYAPRGAEIATMQEEMRVLGEIFGQKDKALKLFEYLDKTQKLVQERTANLKDDEKVSMLYMGLNPNIRKNGGVASAYGVNTPESFIIENIAGAKNAFRGDGSNVILGTEQLYAIDPDVIVLPTSNGYHPASELLNSADFEKLEELKAIKNKRVYAMPWSPMNCARRVEYPIDILIIAKAAYPQLFSDIKVHKFVIDFYKDVYGVSEEQAKALRSEQILDWTVENDF, from the coding sequence ATGAAATTTTTACTCGGCTTTTTGCTAGCACTTAGCTTGGCGTTTGGCGGCGAGTTTAGCGTCAAAGATATGCGCGGCGCGGAGGTCAAGATCGCCTCTCCGCTCGATAGAGTCGCTACGATCGACGACGGGTTTGTAGAGAGCGTCATGACGCATCTTGGCGTGATCGACAAAGTAAAGCTCATCGGCTCGTGGTCTATGAAGCGAGACTACAAATACGACTTCGCCACCAAAGCCGGCGAAGCTTACACCCTTCGCGGATGGAACGTCATGAAGTATCTGCATCCGTGGCTAAATGATCTGCCGTGCGTAAATTCTCCGCAAGGAAACGTCGTAAATTTCGAAGCCTTAGCAAACGAAAACCCGCAGCTAGTGATCCTTCGTATCGGAGACTGCACGCTGCGCGGCTCAAATAAAGACGCGGTAGAAAAAACTATCGCTACTATCGAGGCTCTAGGCATCCCGCTTGCCGTGATCTACGCTCCAAGAGGCGCTGAAATCGCAACGATGCAAGAGGAGATGCGGGTGCTAGGAGAGATATTTGGGCAGAAAGACAAGGCTCTAAAGCTCTTTGAATACCTCGATAAAACCCAAAAACTCGTGCAGGAGCGCACGGCAAATTTAAAAGACGATGAGAAGGTCAGCATGCTCTACATGGGGCTTAATCCAAACATCCGCAAAAACGGCGGCGTGGCGAGCGCTTACGGCGTAAATACTCCAGAATCCTTCATCATCGAAAATATCGCGGGCGCTAAAAACGCATTTAGAGGCGACGGCTCAAACGTGATCCTAGGCACCGAGCAGCTCTACGCGATAGATCCCGACGTCATCGTGCTACCGACCTCAAACGGCTACCATCCCGCAAGCGAGCTTTTAAATTCGGCAGATTTTGAAAAACTAGAGGAGCTAAAAGCAATCAAAAACAAGCGCGTTTACGCCATGCCGTGGTCGCCGATGAACTGCGCGCGCCGCGTGGAGTATCCGATAGATATCCTCATAATCGCAAAAGCGGCCTATCCGCAGCTCTTTTCGGACATCAAGGTTCATAAATTCGTCATCGATTTTTACAAAGACGTTTACGGCGTGAGCGAGGAGCAGGCAAAGGCGCTTAGAAGCGAGCAAATTTTAGACTGGACGGTAGAGAATGACTTTTAA
- a CDS encoding FecCD family ABC transporter permease, which produces MTFKPGAFKSNLLFLFVLLGALLLCMIAALMLGDYKISIAKILDVLNLKIFDIPAAGISKMDQTVIFEIRMPRILTAVIVGFALSNAGAIYQACFKNPLVEPFILGASSGAALGAALAILFSGIFFNIALSAFAFSFFAVFLSYTLAKNGGIVPVVGLILSGVIVSSIFSACVSIVKYVSEDAQLREITFWMMGGLYYSKWQSLGEIASVTGVCFLALCTLAWKLNLLSLGDDQARSLGINPEKYKLIFITIATLMTAVCVANVGIIAWIGLIMPHVARLISGPDNRWVLPLSGLIGALYLLVCDTLARTVAMAEIPVGIITSLVGAPFLIALLRSKAKELLK; this is translated from the coding sequence ATGACTTTTAAGCCCGGCGCTTTTAAGTCAAATTTACTATTTTTATTCGTTCTTTTGGGCGCGCTTTTGCTCTGTATGATCGCGGCGCTCATGCTCGGGGATTATAAAATTTCTATCGCTAAAATTTTAGACGTTTTAAATTTGAAAATTTTTGACATCCCCGCCGCAGGCATCTCTAAGATGGATCAAACCGTCATCTTTGAAATCAGAATGCCTAGAATTTTAACCGCCGTGATAGTGGGTTTCGCGCTTTCAAACGCGGGCGCGATATATCAGGCCTGCTTTAAAAACCCGCTTGTTGAGCCATTTATACTGGGAGCGAGCTCCGGAGCAGCCCTGGGTGCGGCTTTGGCGATACTGTTTTCGGGCATATTTTTTAATATCGCTTTAAGCGCGTTTGCTTTTTCGTTTTTTGCTGTGTTTTTATCCTACACGCTCGCAAAAAACGGCGGTATAGTGCCCGTAGTGGGGCTTATCCTGTCGGGCGTCATCGTAAGCTCGATATTTTCGGCGTGCGTATCGATCGTAAAATACGTCAGCGAGGACGCGCAGCTCAGAGAGATCACATTTTGGATGATGGGCGGGCTGTACTATTCCAAATGGCAAAGCCTAGGCGAGATCGCCTCGGTCACGGGAGTTTGCTTTTTGGCGCTTTGCACGCTTGCGTGGAAGTTAAATTTACTAAGCCTAGGCGACGATCAGGCAAGAAGCCTCGGCATAAATCCCGAAAAATACAAGCTTATATTTATAACGATCGCTACATTGATGACCGCCGTGTGCGTGGCAAACGTGGGCATCATAGCCTGGATCGGGCTCATCATGCCTCACGTCGCGCGCCTAATTAGCGGGCCCGACAATAGATGGGTGCTGCCTCTATCGGGGCTCATAGGCGCGCTGTATCTGCTCGTATGCGATACGCTCGCGCGCACGGTAGCGATGGCCGAGATTCCCGTGGGCATCATAACCTCTTTGGTGGGCGCGCCCTTTCTCATCGCGCTTTTAAGAAGCAAGGCAAAGGAGCTGCTAAAATGA
- the thrS gene encoding threonine--tRNA ligase has protein sequence MSDIIAYKLDGNIVDTQSINGRENAAEPIYYGNSPDALNVIRHSCAHLMAQAIKELYPQAKFFVGPNVEDGFYYDFKVDEANSKLSDEDLEAIEAKMKELAEAKQDILKASSTKAFMSDKFKDDELKQEVLKRIPEGEVSSYKQGNFEDLCRGPHLPNTKFLRFFKLTRVAGAYLGGDETREMINRIYGTAFADKESLKEHIRIIEEAKKRDHRKLGVEMKLFAFDEEVGGGLPIWLPNGGRLRSKLEQILYKAHRDRGYEPVRGPELLKADVWKKSGHYANYKENMYFTTIDEAEYGIKPMNCVGHIKVYQSDIRSYRDLPLKFFEYGVVHRHEKSGVLHGLFRVREFAQDDSHIFCMPSQIKENILEILKFAGKIMENFGFHYEMEISTKPAKAIGGDEIWETATKALKEALDENGFKYGIDEGGGAFYGPKIDIKITDALKRKWQCGTIQVDFNLPERFDLGYIDANNERRQPVMLHRALLGSFERFIGILIEHTGGELPFFVAPTQVVIVPISDAHLDYAKTVAKELRKIGVDSEIASKNESLNKRIRTAEKQRVPMIAVLGDNEVANSAIALRDRTTREQKDMKLDEFVGLLKSKLAEVTF, from the coding sequence ATGAGCGATATCATCGCATACAAACTGGATGGAAACATAGTCGATACTCAGAGTATCAACGGGCGAGAAAACGCCGCAGAACCGATTTATTACGGTAACTCCCCCGACGCGCTAAACGTCATCAGGCACTCCTGTGCGCACCTAATGGCGCAGGCGATCAAAGAGCTTTATCCGCAGGCTAAGTTTTTCGTCGGACCAAACGTCGAGGACGGATTTTATTATGATTTTAAGGTCGATGAAGCTAACAGCAAGCTTAGCGACGAAGACCTAGAGGCGATAGAAGCCAAGATGAAAGAGCTCGCCGAAGCCAAACAAGACATCCTCAAAGCAAGCTCCACAAAAGCCTTTATGAGCGATAAATTTAAAGACGACGAGCTAAAACAAGAGGTGCTAAAACGTATCCCCGAAGGCGAAGTCAGCAGCTACAAGCAAGGAAATTTCGAGGATTTGTGCCGCGGACCGCACCTACCTAATACCAAATTTTTAAGATTTTTTAAACTAACCCGCGTAGCCGGAGCGTATCTGGGCGGCGACGAAACGCGCGAGATGATAAACCGTATCTACGGCACGGCATTTGCCGATAAAGAGAGCCTAAAAGAGCATATCCGCATCATCGAAGAGGCTAAAAAACGCGACCACAGAAAGCTTGGCGTCGAGATGAAGCTGTTTGCCTTCGACGAAGAGGTCGGCGGCGGTCTACCGATCTGGCTACCAAACGGCGGACGTTTGCGCTCCAAACTCGAGCAAATTTTATACAAAGCGCACCGCGACCGCGGCTACGAGCCGGTTAGAGGCCCCGAGCTACTAAAAGCCGACGTGTGGAAAAAGAGCGGCCACTACGCAAACTACAAAGAAAATATGTACTTTACGACGATCGACGAGGCAGAATACGGTATAAAGCCGATGAACTGCGTCGGCCACATCAAGGTCTATCAAAGCGACATCCGCTCATACCGCGATTTGCCGCTTAAATTTTTCGAATACGGCGTCGTGCATCGCCACGAAAAAAGCGGCGTTTTGCACGGACTTTTCAGGGTGCGCGAATTTGCCCAGGACGACTCGCACATCTTTTGTATGCCAAGCCAAATCAAAGAAAATATCCTAGAAATTTTAAAATTTGCCGGCAAAATAATGGAAAATTTCGGCTTTCATTACGAGATGGAAATTTCAACCAAGCCTGCAAAAGCGATCGGCGGGGACGAAATTTGGGAAACGGCGACCAAAGCGCTAAAAGAAGCCCTTGACGAAAACGGCTTTAAATACGGTATCGACGAGGGCGGCGGCGCATTCTACGGTCCAAAAATCGACATCAAAATCACCGACGCGCTAAAACGAAAATGGCAGTGCGGCACGATCCAGGTCGATTTTAACCTACCTGAGCGCTTCGATCTAGGCTACATCGACGCAAATAACGAACGCCGGCAACCAGTCATGCTGCACCGCGCGCTACTGGGAAGCTTTGAGCGATTTATCGGCATTTTGATCGAGCACACGGGCGGCGAGCTGCCGTTTTTCGTCGCTCCGACGCAAGTAGTCATCGTGCCGATCAGCGATGCGCACCTAGACTACGCTAAAACAGTCGCCAAAGAGCTTCGCAAAATCGGCGTAGATAGCGAAATCGCGAGCAAAAACGAGAGCCTAAACAAACGCATTCGCACCGCTGAAAAACAACGCGTGCCGATGATCGCGGTGCTGGGCGACAACGAAGTGGCAAATAGCGCCATCGCCTTGCGCGACCGCACGACCAGAGAGCAAAAAGATATGAAGCTGGATGAATTCGTAGGGCTGTTAAAATCAAAACTCGCCGAGGTAACTTTTTGA